The genomic interval gtTTACATTATGATAAGCTGACTGTCCCGGTTTCTGTAGCTCAGGATCAGGACGATGATGCTGCATTTCCTGGTAGCAGGTCAGGATGGTTGTTGGTGAAATGCTGAATGTGGTGAAGGAGTGAAGGATCTGTGAACGGTTCAGGTTCAGGGTTGGAGCTCTGCAGACTCCTCTCCGGTGGTCTTTCCTCTGAGTGAAACCCAGAAGAGTCCCAGTTGGACCTGATGGGTTTTTATCTCGTCAGCAACGATGGAGGACAAACATGTTGTTCATCAAGGTATCTGCGGTGCGtcctctcctcctgtcctcctctgaTGGACATctggctctgattggtttattgAATGTTCTGATGAAATTATTGCTTTGATCGGTGTAAATATGAAGCATCCTTCGTGTTCGTAGAGAAGAGAAATTTGATGCTACTTAAAGTAAGTAGATTGAATCTGTGCTCGGTTTGAGATCGGCAGGTCGTCATGGCGACCTGATTCTCCTCTTTGAACCGATTTTGACAGAAAGTTTCATCATCTGAGACGAGACTCGTTCCTGCCTCGGTTTGAACTCGTTCTAGTTGAGTTTGTtgcagaagctgctgcagacgACCCATAATGCATCAGTGTCTGCCCAGAAATAATCAATCAGTTCCTCCGAGGTAAATCAATAAGAGGTGAAAGTCTGAGAGCCGACAggaggtgatgaagatgatgatgaggaggaggaggaggaggatcatAAATCTGATGAAGCTGCAGTGTGTCCTCACAAAGACTCTGTGAttggagctgcagagaaacacactCTGCATCCTTAtaattagtgtgtgtgtgtgtgtgtgtgtgtgtgtgtatgaggtGCAGAGCAGGCAGCTGATTGGTCGAGCTGTTGGCAAGGGGCGGATCGAAGAAGGAGGATGGGTTACTGCGTCGTGATTGGCTGGCTCAGAACTGATgggaaacagtttttaattcttcttcacctccttttttatttcttcttcctgtttttatttctggtttttcttctgtttcctgttttctttgccGTCGTCTCTTTAACTCTCCCTTCATCCGAtctcatttcatttctttttcctgatcTCTCCTTTTGTTCTCATcgctcctgcagctccaccaTCGACCGCCAGGCTGAACAGAAATCAGTCCAGAACCGTTCAGATAAAGACTTTAAACAATAACAGCTGTTCTGGAGTCaggttagcttagcttagcatagagacaggaagcagaggGACAGCAGGTCTGCTGGTGGTTCTGTAAAGATGGCGACACATTCAGACATCATTTTCCACTCTGAATATAGAGAGGAAAGAACCGAATGAAATCTGTCCTTTCTTAGGGTTTAATTATATTATGGATTATTAAAATTTCAACAATTCAAAAGTAAATTATCCAcaaattaatgaaaatataaatttcaacaagaaaactgcaaaaagtcTTTCAGCAcaacattcagtgtttttaataaagtgatttgttttttttccacgaaCCTCTTAGATCGTTCCAGAAGCTCAGATTTGTTAAATCATGTCCAAATAACAGATTTATCAGAATCCTGAGTTTTAACGTTTTATTTGACAGGCTTCATATGAGTTcactttaatttgcttttagaagaacttcagatttttcttttattgtccGTCAAACATgagacatttaaacatttattcagttAAAATGTTCCAAACAAACTGAGCATAAACGTCTCAGATTTTCAGCAAACATTagtttgaagctgttttgtgttttaaagttaatcttcagtcacatgacctcctgacctcctcctcctcgctgcgGCTCCGACCATCGAATGGTGACCAGGTGTGTTTTCTCTGATCCAGGATCTGTCCGGCTCCATCGACGACCTCCCCATCGGCACCGAGGCCGCCGTCAGTTCAGGGGCCTCTGGGTCCAGCAGCGCTCAGGGGGACCAGGGGACACCAGGGGCCCGTTCGCCCTTCTCCCCCCACGTCTCCCCCCGCCTCCCTCCGGCTCGGACGGGGCCCTCTCCTTCGCCTTCACCGTCCCCCGCCGGCTCCGGGAGCCAGCCACGGTCCGGACCTCTGTCCCCCACCCCCAGCGGGCCAGGTAGGAGGGTGATGATGGGTTTTAGTCACATGACTCGAGGACTCGTTGGACTAACccagcctgtttgtgtgtctcagGGTTTCAGATGACCCCTCAGGGCTCTGGTCCTGGATCAGATGTTGGTCCTCACTCCTCCCAGGCAGCCATGACTCCTGACAgaggttggtttgtttgttaaagcAGGTTTACTGAAGGAAAGACTTGAACATctaaccagaaccagaaccaggatcgAGTTTTTGATATTTGCTCCCAGAAACAGTCTTTGAGGTGAACTAAGGGAACCGTGTCCTGGATCTTCttcactcctcctcttcctcaggttTCCCCCCCTCCATGCAGCGCATCACCCAGGGGTCCCAGTTTGGTGTCCCTCCCATGTCCCCTCACCCGGCCCCGGCGAGGCCGATGCACCACGGCTCCTTCCAGCAGAGCAGCCACTCCTACAGCCAGTTCGGCCCCCCAGGTAGCAGAGGGACACACCCACACCTGTAGAGGATCCAGTCTTTGTCTCACACCTTGTCTCCTCCTTCCCAGGTAACTACCCTCGGCCCCCCCACTATGGTGGGACACCCGGTGCCAACTACAGCGGGCCCGGCCCGGGGCCCGGCCTGTCAAACAGCCTGGGGCCGAACGCCACCAGCCCCATGCACGGTCAGGGCCCCTCCACCCCGGCGAGCCGCAGCCTTGGACCCAACGCTGGGGGCCGCCCCTACCTCACCGGAGCCGGCACCATCGCCCCCACCTCCCCCAACATGCCGCAGGCTGCAGGGCAGGGCATGGGGCCTCCGGGGCCCAACGCCAGCTGCAAACCTCCCGAGATGGGCCCCAACGCTGGACCAAGTGCCAACTCCTTATCTGCGTCTGTGAGCGGCACTCAGAGCAGGTGAGACCTGCAGCGCCTCCTGGTGGTCAGATGTCAGAGTTACTTATAGATGTTCCTTAAAATTTATTGTTCAGTCAAGTCGTTTGGTCTTCAGGTGAGAATACTCAGGTGATTTCAGTTGGTTCTGATTAAAAGCCCTGGAATGAAGCCGGACCGGACCGCTTCTCATcctcacagagacacaaacatcagctgagctgcttcatgtttttgtatttcctcTCTCTCCACCTTCCAGGCCTCCCTTCGCTCGCTCGCCCGTCTACCACCAGTCCTGGCAGGGGGGTCGACCTGCCCTTTCTCCTTCCCCTCACCCTCCTCACCCCTCGCAGCAGGGCTCCAGCGCTCAGCAACAACCTGCTGTCCAGACCGCCTCAGAGCATTATGGGTAGGTTTGTCTTCATGTGTGGAATAAACCCTTGAAAGCGAGATGAAGCTGCTCACAGATTACAGGAGCCGtctgaaacaaacataaagtcacattttgttcattcttttGAAGATTATGTTAAAAGTTGTTTAGTTTTGATGGAGGACAGTTAAAGTTTCCAACATTTACATCCTGCAGTCATGAAGCTCGTGTTCCCTCTGGGTTCATCGTGATTTACTGCTTCGTACCAAAACACTGAAGTTTCAGGAAGTGTTTTATTCAGGTAGAGATTTAACTAAATGAGTTAAAGTAAGAACTGTGGACGTCACTCTGCTGATCCAGCCTCTTCTTCCATTAACAGAACCGATCACAACAAACTCTGCGTTTGGAGACTCGCAGGTCTCCCTGATGCTCTTTGAGAGTAAATCAGAACTTTATTAATAaacttctttcttcttctgtggtgtcCAGCCAGGGCAGCTTCCTGGGCATGACACCAATGGGAGGTCCAGGAGGTCCCGGAGGTCCCGGAGGTCCCGGAGGTCCAGGAGGTCCCGGAGGTCCAGGAGGTCCCTACAGCCACCAACCAGGCAGCTCTGGGAGGATGACTCCACAGGGACTCCCCTACAGCGCTCCTGGTATTCTGAAAGAATCCAGACTTTAACAGAGGTCCTGATTGGAGGGTTTCAGGGATCCGTTTTGACCTTctgctgttttcctttcagGTCCTGGGATGATGTCAGCAGACCTGATGGTTCCTCACGGAGACACCAAGCCGAGGATGGAGCTGAGCAGAGAGGACGCCGGCCCCACCGCTGACCCACCCAGACCCAAGGTTCATCTGTTGGCCTCGTTAGCCAAtcacagtggctgtttgttgGTGGCGTCTCACGATCTCAGGGTTCTCGTTTCAGAGGCTCACAGTTCAGATGTTTGGACTTTGAATGTGGTCAGAACATTTGTGCTACAGATTTTTGGTTGCAGATGTCTCCAGCCTGTCTGAACGGTTGAAGCTGTGTGATGCATTCAGGAGCTCTCCTCTCTCAGGCTACAGATCTGAAACCACGattaaaacaggatttatgTACCTGGGTTTCAGGACAGGAAGGATTCTGTTTTCAGGTCGATTCTttctgacagaaactgaaacaacacCACGTTTATTAGGATCAGTTTTACTGaactcaacaaaaacagagttggGGAAGCAGGATCTTTGCTGACAGCGTTGATCAGTtgatccagcagctgcagctctccGCTCCTCAttaggaggaggtgaggagtcGACCCGGATCCCAGGTTACGCCTCGTCTTTGCTTCAGCCTGAGCAACTTTcatcctgcagctccagctgctgAGGAGAAATCTGATCGGGTTGTTTCATGCTCACAGTTCGACTCTGAGACGGTGTCTTtatgtgagaaaacaaaactaagacaCTTGTTTCCAggtatttattagttttaacaCGAGGAGGAAACTCATCTGTTCAAAGCAGAgaagttttagaaaaagaaaacaagttttttcttattctcctttaagactttccttttgaTCAGTCTTATAGTTAAggctggtttgggtttcctgagtcCACGTGTCCTCagtctgctgctggaggacagactgctggaggacagactGTCCACGTGtcctcagtctgctgctgtaggacagactgtccacatgtcctcctctgtctttattatttcattatttctaaCATTATTTCtgaacctgtttgtttttaggtccAGATGTAGTTTCTGTTGgaagagaaacatctgaatgaAATGAAGATCCTCTCtgacttctgtgtgtgtgtgtgtgcgtgtgtgtgtgtgtgcgtgggtgtgtgcTTTGTACCACAGGACAGCTTCAGCTCTCAGTGTGTGTCGCagcccccctccaccccctgtCCCATGTCCCCCAGCTCAGCCAGCGTGTCCTCCTGTGTGGGCGAGGACAGTGATAGCATTAGCAGCCCTGCCTGGCTCAGGACTCCACCCAGCCCCGTAAGTCCCGCCCAGTCCAACCTCCTCCTCGCTCTTCTTCGTGGGTTTTAGTTTGATCCTGAACTCTGTCACGGGTTCATTTACCTCATTTCGTGGCGTCTACAGAAGCCCAACGTGGCCACCATGACCAGCGAGAAGATCACCCGGCTGTACGAGATGGGCCCGGAGCCAGAGAGGAGGCTGTGGGTGGACCGCTACCTGTCCTTCATGGAGGACAGGGGGACGCCCGTCCAAAACCTGCCCGCCGTTGGAAAGAAGCCTTTGGACCTCTGCAGATTCTACCTGGCTGTCCGAGAGATCGGAGGACTGGCCNNNNNNNNNNNNNNNNNNNNNNNNNNNNNNNNNNNNNNNNNNNNNNNNNNNNNNNNNNNNNNNNNNNNNNNNNNNNNNNNNNNNNNNNNNNNNNNNNNNNCACActaactcacacacacagacacacacacaagcacacacactaacacacacactcaggatGTCAGCTGTGAGCAGAGTGTAAATATAAACATCAGTGACCTCATTTTGACCTAATTACCCACAATGCCCCTCTCTGATTGTATTTCTGTCCTTATTAGGACAGTGACTTGACTTCCTTTCTGAAGCTCAGTGGTTCTCAGGCTTTTTAGCCCTGCCCCCTTTGGAGTAAAAACATGTCTCTTGTCTCCGCCCCTCATCACACCTGTCCAGGTGGCTGCGGTCCGTCACAAAAACACGTCCAACTGGAAACAAACCAttagtttcatgatttattgttgttttttcaccaGTAGAAATCTTTATTCAGAGATCTGgagtgttttctgtgtgtaaaagtttgaacaggttttgttttgcagaattAAGACGATTCTGTTGTTAGAGAAATCAGAGGATTTGTCAAAAAATCTTTTAACTGAAAAcgactttaaaacaaactttagagCAGCCAATCAACTGTCTAAGATTACAGCAGATAACtttaatcaaataaattcaaagtgGAAGTGAGTAAATTTAATCTTTGGtcagaaaaacactaaaaattttaatggaaaacctaaaacatgatgatgatgatgaagatgatggtggtgatgatggtggtgatgaagatgatagtggtgatgatggtggtgatgatgatgttgatgttaatgatgatgatgactgtgatgatgatgatggtgctGATGATGAAGGTGACGTTTGCTCTGCATCTTTGCAGCCAACTCGGGCTCCTTGCAGGGCCCCAACACCCCTCAGTCCAGCAGCAGCTCGCTCATGGAGGCCCCCGTGGACCTGAAGCCCCCGACCCCGTCCGCCACGCCTCACAGCCAGATGGGCCCCCAGCCAGGAAGCAGGTCGGAGCTCAGTTTCCTCAGAAATATGATTAATAGAAAGCCCTGTGGTCCGCCATATTTAATAAGTCTTACATAAATGAACCAGGATAATTAtcacaaaacagcaaatattctgTTATCAGATATTATTGATGGTTTTCTGTCtgataaaggaataaaataaagaaattattaattCTTTTCTCACATCTAGagtttttctgtagttttgatgtttgtgtttcctctcaGGAACCTGGGGGGTGTGAGCGTTCAGGACCCTTTTTCTGAAGGCAGCGACCCAGCCTTTCAGAACAAGCGGGGCCCGGGGCCCGGAGGCGGCCCCTACCAGCAGGGCGGAGGTCCGACAGACCCGAGCATGAGGCTGCAGTTTGATACCAACAAAGATCCGTACGGAGACCCGCGGAAAGGTGAGAGAAATCCTCATTTATAACCTACtgacagacaaaacaacagtttattatttttatatcagtAATATTCCTCTGGTCCTTTAATCCAGAACCAAGATctgaattaaaggactaataaACATAATAACTTATATTTAATGAAAGGCTTGTTCCCAGAGTTCTGTTTACCTTCCAGCCTGCAgcgctgccccctgctggcagTTTGTATTATTCTCATCACTCCTCACTTGGTCCCCTTCAGGTCCGGTTCCTGGGGAGGTCTTTGGTCCCGGTCAGATGCCCGGCAGTGCCATGCAGGACATGTACCCCCGGGGGCCTCCCTCTGGCCCCGGGTCAGCGATGGGCCCCAAACCTCAGTACCCCTACGGCCCCGGCTATGAGCGGAGGTCAGATTCTTCCTGCTGACTTTCAGAACAAGAACTGTCAAACTTTAGCAGATTTCAGAAGAGGTTCTGGCCCGGTTTTGTTAaaccctgtgtgtgtttgggtccTGCAGACTGGACCATGGGATGGGTCCTGATGGAGGCATGGCGCCCCCTGCAGGTCAGAACAGCATGTGTCCGTCTGGAAACGAGGCCGGCATGATTCCCTCCAACAGATACCCCCAGCAGAGGTGGGCGGAGCTACAGCTCCTGAaggtttggttctgacccggtctTCAGGTTCTCATGACTCTCTTGTCTTCAGGCACGGACACGACGGTTACGGGCAGCAGTTTCCTCACATGGCCTACAGTTCCCATCAGCCCCTGTTCCCCCAGCAGCAGGTGAGCAGCACAACCAAACATCTGGATCACAGGACgtatccatggcaacagcaGGGAGCAGGAAGTCCTGTTTGGTTCTGATCTGGTCTCTGTCTGCAGGGCTACAAGCGTCCGATGGAGGGGGTGTATCCGCCCGCCAAGCGCCATGAGGGCGAGGCGTTCGCTTCCCAGCAGTCCGACGTGTTCGGCCCGTACGGCGCAGGAAACGGGGGCTTCATGGGCCCCGAGCGCCGGCCCGTCCAGGGACAGTACCTGTACCCGTACAGCCGGGACAGACCAGGACCCCCGCAACACGGCGTGATGAGTTCAGGGGGGACGACGGTGTCCGGGGGCCCCGGGGAGGGGCCGCAGTCCAACATGTGGCCCCCCAGGACAGACGTGGGCTTCACCTACAGCCGGCAGGGCCAGGGGCCCCCCTACCCCCCTATGAACCGAGGGGACGAACAGGAGGTCAGGACCCCCCAGGACACACAGTGGCCCCCCAGTCACCTTAACCAGCGTCAGCCCCCCTTCGCCccacactcctcctcctcctcctccgcacCTCCTGCTAGACCCCCGCCCTCCTCCTTCCAGGCCACACCCACCATCCAAAATCACGTGACCCGGTCCCACAGCCCCTCCTGTTTCCCCCGGCCCCCAGCCGGCTCCCTGTCCC from Kryptolebias marmoratus isolate JLee-2015 linkage group LG19, ASM164957v2, whole genome shotgun sequence carries:
- the LOC108247314 gene encoding AT-rich interactive domain-containing protein 1B, with the translated sequence MDASLGSANRTTNIPPPTGTSTEFNHYYGNGRGGPCFDQHGGQQSSGTGVTAAARTVHGTTMDQVHNNTHEGFNSNSPYNHYPNYRAGYGTGGYGGMMSPSRQGNSLMGPGSKAAMTAPSSGAGGAGGFQRFPGQGQQQQQHHPSGATPTLNQLLTSPSPMMRGYGGGYPDYSNPAEDTGSQYGSAVHGWGGQQRSHPPSMSPGSNGPSSVRSQVDPMAMKRSQLYGMSNSPYPQQQGAPYPGQPYGSTFPHRYQMGMSGRGQAGMGGLQYPQQQMGSQFSQQQQNMSGYCQPGQPPYFSPPQQQTATPSQPPYMQPRPLPPQEVPQEAYGGRGKSAAMTPGKPNHEDVSLSQQERPSSLPDLSGSIDDLPIGTEAAVSSGASGSSSAQGDQGTPGARSPFSPHVSPRLPPARTGPSPSPSPSPAGSGSQPRSGPLSPTPSGPGFQMTPQGSGPGSDVGPHSSQAAMTPDRGFPPSMQRITQGSQFGVPPMSPHPAPARPMHHGSFQQSSHSYSQFGPPGNYPRPPHYGGTPGANYSGPGPGPGLSNSLGPNATSPMHGQGPSTPASRSLGPNAGGRPYLTGAGTIAPTSPNMPQAAGQGMGPPGPNASCKPPEMGPNAGPSANSLSASVSGTQSRPPFARSPVYHQSWQGGRPALSPSPHPPHPSQQGSSAQQQPAVQTASEHYGQGSFLGMTPMGGPGGPGGPGGPGGPGGPGGPGGPYSHQPGSSGRMTPQGLPYSAPGPGMMSADLMVPHGDTKPRMELSREDAGPTADPPRPKVHLLASLANHSGCLLVASHDLRVLVSEAHSSDVWTLNVVRTFVLQIFGCRCLQPV